Proteins encoded together in one Buchnera aphidicola (Cinara piceae) window:
- the gyrB gene encoding DNA topoisomerase (ATP-hydrolyzing) subunit B gives MSNLYTSSNIKILKGLDAVRKRPGMYIGDTDDGTGLHHMVFEVVDNSIDEALAGYCDLINIVIYKDNSVSIRDNGRGIPVDIHPEVGVSAAEVIMTVLHAGGKFDENSYKVSGGLHGVGISVVNALSEKLKLYIYRDKKKYQQIYFNGNPQKPLLKIGKTKKRGTKIRFWPNKKIFTNQNIFQCDILQKRLQELSFLNSSLLIKLKDLRNKKKFKYFHKGGIKSFIKDMNRNRKPIHNKIFIFKKQKKNIEVNIAMQWNSTFQEKILCFTNNIPQQDGGSHLSGLRASLTRTLNYFSDRERANKKNKITITGDDTREGLTALISIKMFNPKFSSQTKEKLVSSEVKSVVETLLNEHLMDFLLENPRDSKIIITKIMQSARSREAAKKAREITRKKGALENTNLPGKLSDCQEKDPLFSEIYLVEGDSAGGSAKQGRNRKNQAILPLKGKILNIEKARIEKIINSPELITLITALGCGFGKEEYNPKKLRYHYVIIMTDADVDGLHIRTLLLTFFFRQMPEIIEQGHIYIAQPPLYKIQKGKKEKYLTDTKSLYTYQYQLIKKNSYIHYKIKNKKKNNQKKFTKILNEYKKINKMFLLINKKIPLFIYKMMIYIIPLKNLKNKKKVKIWIKDLIQNLQKQKYLKKKNIYSYYIKNNNNCYEPILNISNKNNFNSYHLKNNFFLTKKYKKILNFIKKINYMILNHAYIQFNKTEFKFNNLDKIINLLIKETRKFITIQRYKGLGEMNPEQLWTTTMNPETRKMLQVTMNDASAANEMFSTLMGDSVKPRRKFIKKNALYAKNIDI, from the coding sequence ATGTCAAATTTATATACCTCATCCAATATTAAAATATTAAAAGGATTAGACGCAGTTCGAAAAAGACCAGGTATGTATATTGGAGATACCGATGATGGTACAGGATTACATCATATGGTATTTGAAGTAGTAGACAATTCAATAGATGAAGCTTTAGCGGGATATTGCGATTTAATTAATATTGTTATATACAAAGATAATTCTGTATCAATAAGAGATAATGGAAGAGGAATACCAGTTGATATTCATCCAGAAGTAGGGGTTTCTGCGGCAGAAGTAATTATGACCGTTTTACATGCTGGAGGAAAATTTGATGAAAATTCATATAAAGTATCAGGCGGGTTACATGGAGTAGGTATATCCGTAGTAAATGCTTTATCAGAAAAACTAAAATTATATATCTATCGTGATAAAAAAAAATATCAACAAATATATTTTAATGGAAATCCTCAAAAACCTTTATTAAAAATAGGAAAAACAAAAAAAAGAGGAACAAAAATTCGGTTTTGGCCAAATAAAAAAATTTTTACTAATCAAAATATTTTTCAATGCGATATTTTACAAAAAAGACTACAAGAATTATCTTTTTTAAATTCTAGTTTATTGATAAAATTAAAAGATTTAAGAAATAAAAAAAAATTTAAATATTTTCATAAAGGAGGAATTAAATCTTTTATAAAAGATATGAATCGAAATAGAAAACCTATTCATAATAAAATTTTTATATTTAAAAAACAAAAAAAAAATATTGAAGTAAATATTGCTATGCAATGGAATTCAACATTTCAAGAAAAAATACTTTGTTTTACTAATAATATACCACAACAAGATGGTGGAAGTCATTTATCGGGATTACGAGCATCATTAACAAGAACATTAAATTATTTTTCTGATCGAGAAAGAGCAAATAAAAAAAATAAAATTACAATTACTGGTGATGATACTCGGGAAGGTTTAACTGCATTAATTTCAATTAAAATGTTTAATCCCAAATTTTCTTCACAAACAAAAGAAAAATTAGTATCTTCAGAAGTAAAATCTGTTGTTGAAACACTGTTAAACGAACATTTAATGGATTTTTTATTAGAAAATCCAAGAGATTCAAAAATTATTATTACTAAAATAATGCAATCTGCAAGATCTAGAGAAGCAGCAAAAAAAGCAAGAGAGATTACAAGAAAAAAAGGAGCATTAGAAAATACAAATCTTCCTGGAAAATTATCTGATTGTCAAGAAAAAGACCCTTTATTTTCAGAAATATATTTAGTAGAAGGTGATTCAGCTGGTGGATCTGCAAAACAAGGAAGAAATAGAAAAAATCAAGCAATATTACCGCTTAAAGGTAAAATACTAAATATAGAAAAAGCACGAATTGAAAAAATAATAAATTCACCAGAATTAATTACATTAATTACAGCTTTAGGTTGTGGTTTCGGGAAAGAAGAATATAATCCTAAAAAATTAAGATATCATTATGTTATCATAATGACTGATGCTGACGTAGATGGATTACACATTAGAACATTATTATTGACATTTTTTTTTCGACAAATGCCAGAAATTATAGAACAAGGACATATATATATTGCTCAACCACCATTATATAAAATACAAAAAGGAAAAAAAGAAAAATATCTCACAGATACAAAATCATTATATACATATCAATATCAATTAATCAAAAAAAACAGTTATATACATTATAAAATAAAAAACAAAAAAAAAAATAATCAAAAAAAATTTACTAAAATTTTAAATGAATATAAAAAAATTAATAAAATGTTTCTTTTAATAAATAAAAAAATTCCATTATTTATTTACAAAATGATGATTTATATCATTCCGCTAAAAAATCTAAAAAACAAAAAAAAAGTAAAAATCTGGATAAAAGATTTAATACAAAATCTACAAAAACAAAAATATCTAAAGAAAAAAAATATATACTCTTATTATATAAAAAATAATAATAATTGTTATGAGCCTATATTAAACATTAGCAACAAAAATAATTTTAATTCATATCACTTAAAAAATAATTTTTTTTTAACAAAAAAATATAAAAAAATTCTTAATTTCATTAAAAAAATTAATTATATGATTTTAAATCATGCTTACATTCAATTTAATAAAACAGAATTTAAATTCAATAATTTAGACAAGATAATTAATCTTTTAATTAAAGAAACAAGAAAATTTATTACTATACAAAGATATAAAGGATTAGGAGAAATGAATCCTGAACAATTATGGACAACAACAATGAACCCAGAAACAAGAAAAATGTTACAAGTAACTATGAACGATGCAAGCGCAGCAAATGAAATGTTCAGTACATTAATGGGGGATTCTGTAAAACCTAGAAGGAAATTTATTAAAAAAAATGCTTTATATGCAAAAAATATCGATATTTAA
- the dnaN gene encoding DNA polymerase III subunit beta → MEFKIKKDDFLNSFKKNNRIITKNPIFPILENIIIKVNQNTLQLTSSNLEIEINTYIDKKYFLFYKEGCITISGKKILNICRNISKNKELHFQLINKKMHIKISSSLFTLNVISHINFPIFQNITHLRKFFIPQKILKNMIELTHFSIARNDIRASLNGILLEYKDNCLYGVTTDGHRLSMYKISLNLNTSIFSIIINRKSILELSRILFSDLDLIQVKISNHNISFKINEILLITKLINSDFPNYSDIVLKKYQYCISISKNKLKESLLKTSILCNTTFKGVCLNFSKNLLKITSSNQENEKSYDSFSIYYIYENISFSINVFYLLDVINAINNNKIIISFNNPISSIQIQSNLQTEITYIIMPLKL, encoded by the coding sequence ATGGAATTCAAAATAAAAAAAGATGATTTTTTAAATTCATTTAAAAAAAATAATAGAATTATTACAAAAAATCCGATATTTCCAATACTAGAAAATATAATTATAAAAGTTAATCAAAATACATTACAATTAACTAGTTCTAATTTAGAAATAGAAATAAATACATATATAGACAAAAAATACTTTCTTTTTTATAAAGAAGGTTGTATTACAATTTCCGGTAAAAAAATATTAAATATTTGTCGAAACATATCAAAGAATAAAGAATTACATTTTCAATTAATTAATAAAAAAATGCATATTAAAATATCTAGTAGTTTATTTACACTAAATGTAATTTCACATATAAATTTTCCAATATTTCAAAATATAACACATTTAAGAAAATTTTTTATCCCGCAAAAAATATTAAAAAATATGATTGAATTAACACATTTTTCAATAGCACGTAACGATATTAGAGCTTCTTTGAATGGAATATTATTAGAATATAAAGATAACTGTTTATATGGAGTCACAACAGATGGACATAGGTTATCTATGTATAAAATTTCTTTAAATTTAAATACATCTATATTTTCTATAATTATAAACAGAAAAAGTATACTAGAATTATCTAGAATATTATTCTCAGATTTAGATTTAATACAAGTTAAAATTAGTAATCATAATATATCTTTTAAAATAAATGAAATATTGTTAATAACAAAATTAATAAATAGTGATTTTCCAAACTATAGCGATATTGTCTTAAAAAAATATCAATATTGTATATCAATATCAAAAAATAAATTAAAAGAATCATTATTAAAAACATCTATTTTATGCAATACCACTTTTAAAGGTGTTTGTTTAAATTTTTCAAAAAATTTACTAAAAATAACATCAAGTAATCAAGAAAATGAAAAATCTTATGATTCATTTTCTATTTATTATATATATGAAAATATCTCATTTTCTATAAACGTTTTTTATTTACTTGATGTTATTAATGCGATAAATAATAATAAAATTATTATTTCATTTAATAATCCAATTTCAAGTATTCAAATTCAATCTAATTTACAAACAGAAATAACATATATTATTATGCCTTTAAAATTATAA